The following are encoded in a window of Pecten maximus unplaced genomic scaffold, xPecMax1.1, whole genome shotgun sequence genomic DNA:
- the LOC117320953 gene encoding uncharacterized protein LOC117320953, producing MNKCCLCQLAKSHWTYKHTIPRVVTDRGTEDDQNEETCVMKIVGNEIENESRSIGHEISSSTQNEELCVENGFGMHSTISESSENAETCIMKEANNENETSHAFGICTQSIEGGTPPTGAVGTLHPNPKTYQRSEVHDSQVPGDITSLQQPQMIATEEHLFSLSDSEMSTALNDFEKVVAVPYEEEEQCFLGERTIDEETQEKVYI from the exons ATGAATAAGTGTTGTCTGTGTCAGCTCGCCAAGTCGCATTGGACCTATAAACATACTATCCCCAGGGTCGTGACTGACAGG GGTACGGAAGATGATCAGAATGAAGAAACATGCGTCATGAAAATTGTAGGAAACGAAATAGAAAACGAAAGCCGTTCCATTGGACATGAGATATCGTCCTCGACGCAAAACGAGGAACTTTGTGTAGAAAATGGCTTTGGAATGCATAGTACCATTTCCGAATCATCAGAAAACGCCGAAACATGTATAATGAAAGAAGCGAACAATGAAAACGAAACTTCTCATGCATTCGGCATATGTACACAAAGCATAGAAGGAGGTACACCTCCGACAGGGGCTGTGGGTACTTTGCACCCGAACCCAAAGACATATCAACGTAGTGAAGTACATGATTCTCAGGTGCCTGGAGATATAACATCTTTACAACAGCCACAGATGATTGCCACTGAAGAGCATCTTTTCAGTTTGAGCGATAGCGAAATGTCTACAGCCTTGAATGATTTTGAGAAGGTCGTTGCGGTACCTTACGAGGAGGAAGAGCAATGTTTTCTAGGAGAAAGAACTATCGACGAGGAGACACAAGagaaagtgtatatataa